From the genome of Hymenobacter sp. PAMC 26628, one region includes:
- a CDS encoding AAA domain-containing protein: MTETTLPPTDPYAIEKELRQVQALMKLEQQEDLVQFKLKNAKASIQERQQRGLTWYPVTITQEDIGFGGKVVLELERPAGQQGLHLFQVGKNASLFGNVPGRAATDRPTLNGVITSVRRNKLLLATTKEDLPDWVTEGHKLGIDLTFDEVSYREMDYALGKVMGAYGDRLAELRDILLGAKPARFRAEKPDDIFYPSPLNDSQQAAVRHVLAAHDVAIVHGPPGTGKTTTLVQAILETIRRERRVLVCAPSNTAVDLLTEKLAERGVNVIRMGNPSRVSDLLLEHTLDAQVMAHKSYNELRSMRQTAEQYRETASKYVRNFGYEEMQQRRMLKEEAKMLHQQADDLERYITEDLLEQVQVITCTLVGASNRNIRHLTYETVFIDEAAQALEPGCWIPISKAQRVVLAGDHHQLPPTVKSEKAGALRETLFEKAIKRQPDAARMLTVQYRMHEQIMQFSSDEFYDGKLTAHNTVRHAGLEDYDLRFAPDLPVEFLDTAGFGFTEITIPESRSTANPEEADLLLKRLAQLLEPYDPADHEEDLLSIGVIAPYRAQINYLKDAVEENDELNGLMAHRMLSIGTVDSFQGQERDIIAISLTRSNSQGEIGFLSDVRRMNVGMTRARRKLLLVGDSSTLSANPFFKRLLAYIESIGGYRTAWEMQD, translated from the coding sequence TTGACCGAAACTACCCTCCCCCCCACCGACCCCTACGCCATCGAGAAAGAGCTCCGCCAGGTGCAGGCCCTGATGAAGCTGGAGCAGCAGGAAGACCTGGTGCAATTCAAGCTCAAAAACGCCAAGGCCAGCATCCAGGAGCGCCAGCAGCGGGGCCTCACCTGGTACCCGGTCACCATCACCCAGGAAGACATTGGCTTCGGCGGCAAGGTGGTGCTGGAGCTGGAGCGCCCCGCCGGGCAGCAGGGCCTGCACTTGTTTCAGGTGGGCAAAAACGCCTCGCTGTTTGGCAACGTGCCCGGGCGCGCGGCTACCGACCGCCCCACCCTGAACGGCGTGATTACCAGCGTGCGGCGCAACAAGCTGCTGCTGGCCACCACCAAGGAAGACCTGCCCGACTGGGTGACCGAGGGCCACAAGCTCGGCATCGACCTCACCTTTGACGAGGTGAGCTACCGCGAGATGGACTACGCCCTGGGCAAGGTGATGGGCGCCTACGGCGACCGCCTGGCCGAGCTGCGCGACATCCTGCTCGGAGCCAAGCCCGCCCGCTTCCGCGCCGAAAAGCCCGACGACATTTTCTACCCCAGCCCGCTCAACGACTCACAGCAGGCGGCCGTGCGCCACGTGCTGGCGGCCCACGACGTGGCCATTGTGCATGGCCCCCCCGGCACGGGCAAAACCACCACGCTGGTGCAGGCCATTTTGGAAACCATCCGGCGCGAGCGGCGGGTGCTTGTCTGCGCGCCCAGCAACACGGCGGTAGACTTGCTGACCGAAAAGCTGGCCGAGCGCGGTGTCAATGTCATCCGCATGGGCAACCCCTCGCGGGTGTCGGACCTGCTGCTCGAGCACACGCTTGATGCGCAGGTGATGGCCCACAAGAGCTACAACGAGCTGCGCAGCATGCGCCAAACCGCCGAGCAGTACCGCGAAACGGCCAGCAAGTACGTGCGCAACTTCGGCTACGAGGAGATGCAGCAGCGCCGGATGCTGAAGGAGGAAGCCAAAATGCTGCACCAGCAGGCCGACGACTTAGAGCGCTACATCACCGAGGACTTGCTGGAGCAGGTGCAGGTGATAACGTGCACGCTGGTAGGCGCTTCCAACCGCAACATCCGCCACCTCACCTACGAAACGGTGTTCATCGACGAGGCGGCCCAGGCCCTGGAGCCGGGCTGCTGGATTCCCATCAGCAAGGCCCAGCGCGTGGTGCTGGCCGGCGACCACCACCAGCTGCCGCCCACCGTGAAGAGCGAAAAGGCCGGGGCCCTGCGCGAAACGCTGTTCGAAAAGGCCATCAAGCGCCAGCCCGATGCCGCCCGCATGCTGACGGTGCAGTACCGCATGCACGAACAAATCATGCAGTTCAGCTCCGACGAGTTTTACGACGGCAAGCTGACGGCCCACAATACCGTGCGCCACGCCGGCCTGGAGGACTACGACCTGCGCTTCGCCCCCGACCTGCCGGTGGAATTCCTCGACACGGCCGGCTTCGGCTTCACCGAAATCACCATCCCCGAGAGCCGCTCCACGGCCAACCCCGAGGAGGCCGACTTGCTGCTCAAGCGCCTGGCCCAGCTGCTGGAGCCCTACGACCCCGCCGACCACGAGGAGGACCTGCTCAGCATCGGCGTGATTGCTCCGTACCGCGCCCAAATTAACTATTTAAAGGACGCGGTGGAGGAAAACGACGAGCTGAACGGCCTCATGGCCCACCGGATGCTGAGCATCGGCACCGTCGATTCGTTCCAGGGCCAGGAGCGCGACATCATCGCCATTAGCCTCACGCGCAGCAACTCGCAGGGCGAAATCGGCTTCCTGAGCGACGTGCGCCGCATGAACGTGGGCATGACCCGCGCCCGCCGCAAGCTGCTGCTCGTGGGCGACTCCAGCACGCTCAGCGCCAACCCGTTCTTCAAGCGCCTGCTGGCCTACATCGAAAGCATCGGCGGCTACCGCACGGCCTGGGAAATGCAGGATTAA
- a CDS encoding SMP-30/gluconolactonase/LRE family protein — MSKPTRNSLATLLLSGALLSACQSNPPKTQDAAVNREAVVKTDSTALKTASADTMGVPAGSIPTVGNPQLLFTLPDSHNTPDGLALGPGGRLLLSVPNLADNSKPAAIVEIVGNTYKPFAANLPVEPTTKKAAPMDLAFGPDGNVYYAENQYENSKKYASRLMRINLKNGKPGTIETVVDSFALANGVVWKGNTLYVTDSQWDMPGNTKGSAIMRFTLDELKKPGGPLHLKPKTKDPHVLAMFTTTVNETGVDNGADGIDYDSQGNLYTGSFGDGTFYKVSLKPDGTFAKQEAVALTGDKITCIDGFVIDRATDKAYVTGARQNAIFVINLKDNSVSTLAQNPDTDGTGGKLDQPAEVLLKGKRLYISNYDNPVKHFVNVKSDAPHTESFIDLK; from the coding sequence ATGTCTAAACCAACCCGCAACTCGCTGGCGACCCTGCTGCTTAGCGGCGCGCTGCTGTCCGCCTGCCAGTCCAACCCACCCAAAACCCAGGACGCCGCCGTGAACCGGGAAGCCGTGGTAAAAACCGATTCGACGGCCCTGAAAACGGCTTCGGCCGACACCATGGGCGTGCCCGCCGGCTCGATTCCCACCGTCGGCAACCCGCAGCTGCTCTTCACGTTGCCAGATTCGCACAATACGCCCGACGGCCTCGCCCTGGGCCCCGGCGGCCGCCTCCTGCTCTCGGTGCCCAACCTGGCCGACAACAGCAAGCCCGCGGCCATTGTCGAGATTGTGGGCAACACCTACAAGCCTTTCGCCGCCAACCTGCCCGTGGAGCCCACCACCAAAAAAGCCGCGCCGATGGACCTGGCTTTCGGTCCCGATGGTAACGTGTACTACGCGGAAAACCAGTACGAAAACAGCAAGAAATACGCGTCACGCCTCATGCGCATCAACCTGAAAAATGGCAAGCCCGGCACTATTGAAACCGTGGTAGACAGCTTCGCGCTGGCCAACGGCGTGGTGTGGAAGGGCAATACCCTGTACGTGACCGACAGCCAGTGGGATATGCCCGGCAACACCAAGGGCAGCGCCATCATGCGCTTCACCCTCGACGAGCTGAAAAAGCCCGGTGGCCCGCTGCACCTCAAGCCCAAAACCAAGGACCCGCACGTACTGGCCATGTTCACGACCACCGTGAACGAAACCGGCGTGGACAACGGGGCCGACGGCATCGACTACGACAGCCAGGGCAACCTCTACACCGGCTCGTTCGGCGATGGCACCTTCTACAAGGTCAGCCTCAAGCCCGACGGCACCTTCGCCAAGCAGGAAGCCGTGGCCCTGACCGGCGACAAAATCACCTGCATCGACGGCTTCGTAATTGACCGCGCCACCGACAAAGCCTACGTGACCGGGGCCCGCCAAAACGCCATCTTCGTCATCAACCTGAAGGACAACAGCGTGAGCACGCTGGCCCAAAACCCCGACACTGACGGGACCGGCGGCAAACTCGACCAGCCCGCCGAGGTGCTGCTCAAAGGCAAGCGCCTGTACATCTCCAACTACGACAACCCGGTGAAACACTTCGTGAATGTGAAGTCGGACGCGCCGCACACGGAGTCCTTTATTGACTTAAAGTAG